One stretch of Roseimicrobium sp. ORNL1 DNA includes these proteins:
- the glgB gene encoding 1,4-alpha-glucan branching protein GlgB, with translation MSLTANSLDENATRILEARHHDPFSYLGPHRLNDGRLVVRALQPQAHALDIVLLDGGGTFSAELLHPNGLYEAYLPADAWGKAYEILWHTHEGKHVQHRDAYSFGMCLGDLDMHLFREGRHWRLFEHLGAHPKIKDGVSGMQFAVWAPNAKRVSVTGDFNCWDGRVHSMRLRMEGGIWELFIPHIGPGAHYKFELLGAHGQLFNKSDPFAFFAQNGPQTASLTWDFHLYQWQDAEWMQRRPATDPYHAPMSIYEVHLGSWKRGENNRPLSYNELADQLIPYVKQLGFTHIELMPVSEFPFDGSWGYQVGGYYAPTSRFGNPDQFRHFVDRCHQENIGVIVDWVPAHFPKDAHGLARFDGTALYEHADPRQGEHMDWGTLIFNYGRNEVRNFLIANALFWLEHYHIDGIRVDAVASMLYLDYSREQGEWVPNVHGGRENLEAIAFMKELNLQCYTQHPGVMMIAEESTSWGGVSRPVASGGLGFGFKWNMGWMNDTLKYMEKEPIHRKYHHGEATFSMLYAYDENFILVLSHDEVVHGKHALLDKMPGDRWQKFANLRMFLGWMWTHPGKKLLFMGCEIGQWREWSHERQLDWEVLFGEEHRGLQKLVADLNHLYTSRPSLHRRDHENGGFRWLDANDWENSLFVYVREEPTGDQCTVLVNATPVPRQGYRLGVSQPGTYRELLNTDSGLYSGANMGNGAGLNAEPTPWQGQPYSVVVTVPPLATVIIAKE, from the coding sequence ATGTCATTGACGGCTAACTCTTTGGACGAGAATGCAACACGCATCCTGGAAGCCCGGCACCATGACCCCTTTTCCTACCTTGGGCCGCATCGCCTGAACGATGGCCGCCTGGTAGTACGGGCGTTGCAACCCCAAGCGCACGCGCTGGATATCGTATTGCTGGACGGCGGTGGCACCTTTTCCGCGGAGCTGCTGCACCCCAATGGGCTCTATGAAGCCTACCTCCCTGCCGACGCGTGGGGCAAGGCTTATGAGATCCTCTGGCACACCCACGAAGGCAAGCATGTGCAGCATCGCGATGCCTATTCCTTCGGCATGTGTCTGGGCGATCTGGATATGCACCTCTTCCGCGAGGGGCGGCATTGGAGACTCTTCGAGCACCTCGGCGCGCATCCGAAGATCAAGGATGGCGTGAGCGGCATGCAGTTCGCCGTGTGGGCGCCAAATGCGAAGCGCGTGTCCGTGACGGGCGACTTCAATTGCTGGGACGGCCGCGTGCATTCCATGCGCCTGCGCATGGAGGGCGGTATCTGGGAGCTCTTCATCCCGCACATCGGTCCGGGTGCGCACTACAAGTTTGAATTGCTCGGCGCGCACGGTCAGCTCTTCAACAAGAGCGACCCCTTTGCCTTCTTCGCACAGAATGGTCCCCAGACCGCGTCACTCACGTGGGACTTCCATTTGTACCAATGGCAGGATGCCGAGTGGATGCAGCGCCGTCCCGCGACGGACCCCTACCATGCGCCGATGAGCATCTATGAGGTGCATCTGGGCTCCTGGAAGCGTGGAGAAAACAATCGTCCACTTTCCTACAATGAACTGGCGGATCAGCTCATCCCGTATGTGAAACAGCTTGGCTTCACACACATCGAGCTCATGCCCGTGAGTGAGTTCCCCTTTGATGGTTCGTGGGGTTATCAGGTGGGCGGCTACTATGCCCCGACCTCACGCTTTGGGAATCCGGATCAATTCCGCCACTTTGTGGATCGTTGCCACCAGGAGAATATCGGCGTGATTGTGGACTGGGTGCCCGCGCACTTCCCGAAGGATGCCCATGGCCTCGCGCGCTTCGATGGCACTGCACTCTATGAGCATGCGGACCCGCGCCAGGGCGAGCACATGGACTGGGGCACACTCATCTTCAACTACGGGCGTAATGAGGTGCGAAACTTCCTCATCGCAAACGCCCTCTTCTGGCTGGAGCATTATCACATCGATGGCATCCGCGTGGATGCGGTGGCCTCGATGCTCTACCTCGACTACTCCCGCGAACAGGGAGAATGGGTGCCCAATGTCCACGGCGGCCGCGAAAACCTGGAGGCGATCGCCTTCATGAAGGAGCTGAACCTGCAGTGCTACACACAGCATCCCGGTGTGATGATGATCGCCGAGGAGAGCACCTCGTGGGGTGGTGTATCACGTCCTGTGGCCAGCGGTGGCCTGGGCTTCGGCTTCAAGTGGAACATGGGCTGGATGAATGACACGCTCAAGTACATGGAGAAGGAGCCGATTCACCGGAAGTACCATCATGGTGAGGCCACCTTCTCGATGCTCTATGCCTATGATGAGAACTTCATCCTCGTGCTGAGCCACGATGAAGTGGTGCATGGCAAGCACGCCCTGCTGGACAAGATGCCCGGCGACCGCTGGCAGAAGTTCGCGAACCTGCGAATGTTCCTCGGCTGGATGTGGACGCACCCGGGCAAGAAGCTGCTCTTCATGGGTTGTGAAATCGGCCAATGGCGTGAGTGGTCCCACGAGCGCCAGCTCGACTGGGAAGTCCTCTTTGGTGAAGAACACCGCGGCCTGCAAAAGCTGGTGGCGGATCTGAACCATCTCTATACTTCGCGCCCCTCCCTGCACCGCCGCGACCATGAAAATGGTGGCTTCCGCTGGCTGGATGCAAATGACTGGGAGAACAGCCTCTTCGTCTATGTGCGTGAAGAACCCACCGGTGACCAGTGCACCGTGCTGGTGAATGCAACGCCGGTGCCTCGCCAGGGCTACCGCCTCGGCGTGAGCCAGCCGGGCACGTATCGCGAGCTGCTGAACACGGACTCTGGACTCTACTCCGGAGCGAACATGGGCAACGGCGCCGGCCTCAATGCCGAGCCCACCCCGTGGCAGGGCCAGCCGTACTCCGTGGTAGTGACCGTGCCTCCGCTGGCGACGGTGATCATTGCGAAGGAGTAG
- a CDS encoding universal stress protein yields the protein MKTIVALVDFSDMTFKVLKQAHQLASAFGSEVVLLHVVSPDPVVVDFGMAPTVYRPPSPETIAAEGDRMVQLQESLEKFGVRASTRQIQGTQVEDLIEECRRLGAELIIVGSHGHGSLYNLLVGSITAQVLKSAPCPVLVVPATEEKKAEQLKEAV from the coding sequence ATGAAGACGATCGTCGCGCTGGTAGATTTTTCCGACATGACCTTCAAAGTGCTGAAGCAGGCGCACCAACTTGCGTCTGCCTTCGGCAGTGAGGTCGTGCTGCTCCACGTGGTCTCCCCGGACCCTGTGGTGGTGGACTTTGGCATGGCGCCCACGGTGTACCGCCCGCCATCCCCCGAGACCATCGCAGCGGAGGGTGATCGTATGGTGCAGCTTCAGGAGTCCCTGGAGAAGTTTGGCGTGCGCGCGAGCACACGGCAGATCCAGGGCACTCAGGTGGAGGACCTCATTGAGGAATGCCGCCGCTTGGGAGCGGAGCTCATCATCGTGGGATCTCACGGACACGGCTCCCTGTACAACCTGCTGGTGGGCTCCATCACCGCGCAGGTGCTGAAGAGTGCCCCCTGTCCCGTGCTGGTGGTGCCGGCCACGGAGGAGAAGAAAGCGGAACAATTGAAGGAAGCGGTGTAA
- a CDS encoding class I SAM-dependent RNA methyltransferase, which yields MRQPPKKFVAHPFPYHHELDLTIEKLTNLGHGIARVDGWVVMIPFGLPGEKVRARIHRNHKNYSEADLMEVLEPSPERVEARCPLFGTCGGCQYQNLGYEAQLVWKQQQVAELLKHMARIEHEVLPVIGSPRQFEYRSKITPHFAQPRNGQIAEIGFLADSSRHRIIDVPRCDIAMPELNEALGGMREDIRAHASRYKRGATVLLRASQGSVLTQSAEIATEVVDDVRFEFQAGDFFQNNPFILPAFVQHVAAEAKASGARFLLDAYCGSGLFALSCAKHFEHVVGIEISESAVVKAKHNAEINGITNAQFTAGSAEHLFAKAIHPAAETAVIVDPPRAGCGDSFLAQLFEFGPRAVVYVSCNPATQMRDLVKFTEAGYELSKVQPFDLFPQTRHLECVVTLVKKSV from the coding sequence ATGCGCCAGCCGCCCAAGAAATTTGTTGCCCATCCCTTTCCCTATCATCACGAGCTCGACCTCACGATTGAGAAGCTGACGAATCTGGGACATGGCATCGCGCGGGTGGACGGCTGGGTGGTGATGATTCCCTTTGGCCTGCCGGGTGAAAAGGTGCGGGCGCGAATCCATCGCAATCACAAGAACTACAGCGAGGCGGACCTCATGGAGGTGCTGGAGCCCTCGCCGGAGCGCGTAGAGGCGCGTTGTCCCCTCTTCGGCACCTGTGGTGGCTGTCAGTACCAGAACCTGGGGTATGAGGCCCAGCTTGTCTGGAAGCAGCAGCAAGTAGCGGAGTTGCTGAAGCACATGGCACGTATCGAGCACGAGGTGCTGCCTGTGATTGGCTCGCCGAGGCAGTTTGAGTATCGCTCAAAGATCACGCCGCACTTCGCCCAGCCGCGCAACGGGCAGATTGCCGAGATTGGCTTCCTCGCGGACAGCAGCCGCCACCGCATCATCGATGTGCCGCGCTGCGACATCGCCATGCCGGAGCTCAATGAAGCGCTGGGAGGCATGCGTGAGGACATCCGTGCGCACGCCTCGCGCTACAAGCGCGGCGCCACGGTGCTGCTGCGTGCCTCTCAGGGGAGCGTGCTTACGCAGTCCGCGGAGATTGCGACTGAGGTGGTGGATGATGTGCGGTTTGAGTTCCAAGCGGGTGACTTCTTCCAGAACAATCCCTTCATCCTTCCCGCCTTCGTGCAACACGTCGCCGCCGAAGCGAAGGCGAGCGGCGCGCGCTTCCTGCTGGATGCGTATTGCGGCAGCGGACTCTTCGCGTTGAGCTGCGCGAAGCATTTCGAGCATGTGGTGGGCATCGAAATTTCCGAATCCGCTGTGGTGAAGGCGAAGCACAATGCGGAGATCAACGGCATCACCAATGCACAATTTACCGCGGGGAGTGCGGAGCATCTGTTTGCCAAGGCAATTCATCCTGCGGCAGAGACCGCGGTGATTGTCGACCCTCCTCGTGCAGGATGCGGTGACAGCTTCCTGGCGCAGCTCTTTGAGTTTGGTCCACGTGCGGTGGTGTATGTGTCCTGCAATCCGGCCACGCAGATGCGCGACCTGGTGAAGTTCACTGAAGCTGGATATGAGCTGTCGAAGGTGCAGCCGTTTGATTTGTTCCCGCAGACACGGCATTTGGAGTGTGTGGTGACGCTGGTGAAGAAGAGCGTGTGA
- a CDS encoding right-handed parallel beta-helix repeat-containing protein — protein MRRLTRNLLLGLTTFLAVAVAIGFYIHEKEHSHTQAVSPSGGGVAIQRAIEKLGPEGGEILLTSGTYECATPIVIRSNYITLRGAGNATILRLKAGANCPVIIIGDEAPTPRREVSGIQLADLAIDGNRLKQDVECWDGSCDTGEKTVIRSCGVVVRKAVDVSLERLNIHGCRSAGVVTEKGCRRLTVRELSASDNHFDGLACYETEESLFEGLHLHRNNCAGISTDIKFNRNLVSNVMLSNNGKQGIFMRDSRSNVFLGVVIVGSGEQGVFIAQSDADPKTAVVGNSFTALTVSGCKGPAVRVNDKSCTNNVMTGCQFIDNADGLSEVTSGLVSMQSALTE, from the coding sequence ATGCGACGTCTCACCCGCAATCTATTGCTCGGACTGACCACGTTCCTCGCGGTCGCCGTGGCTATAGGTTTTTACATCCACGAGAAAGAACACTCCCACACCCAGGCGGTCTCGCCATCGGGTGGAGGTGTTGCGATTCAGCGGGCCATTGAAAAGCTCGGTCCTGAGGGTGGAGAAATTCTACTCACGTCCGGTACCTACGAGTGTGCTACGCCCATCGTCATCCGCTCGAACTACATCACGCTGCGCGGCGCAGGTAATGCGACCATTCTGCGCTTGAAAGCAGGCGCGAACTGCCCGGTCATCATCATCGGGGATGAAGCGCCTACACCAAGGCGCGAGGTGAGCGGCATCCAACTCGCGGACCTCGCCATTGATGGTAATCGTTTGAAACAGGACGTGGAGTGCTGGGACGGCTCCTGCGACACAGGTGAGAAGACAGTGATCCGCAGCTGCGGCGTAGTCGTGCGCAAAGCAGTGGATGTCTCGCTGGAACGACTGAACATCCATGGCTGCCGCTCTGCGGGTGTGGTCACGGAAAAAGGATGCCGCAGGCTTACGGTTCGTGAGTTGAGCGCGAGCGACAATCACTTCGACGGTCTCGCCTGCTATGAGACTGAAGAGAGTCTTTTCGAGGGGCTTCACCTGCACCGCAACAACTGTGCCGGCATCTCCACGGACATCAAGTTCAACCGCAATCTCGTGTCCAATGTGATGCTCTCGAACAACGGCAAACAGGGCATCTTCATGCGCGACTCACGCAGCAATGTCTTCCTGGGTGTGGTGATCGTGGGAAGCGGCGAGCAAGGCGTCTTCATTGCGCAGAGCGACGCAGACCCAAAGACAGCGGTTGTCGGCAACAGTTTCACGGCACTCACCGTGAGCGGCTGCAAAGGTCCTGCCGTACGAGTGAATGACAAGTCGTGCACGAATAACGTGATGACTGGATGCCAGTTCATCGACAACGCAGACGGTCTTTCCGAGGTGACGTCAGGACTCGTGAGTATGCAGTCCGCTCTGACGGAGTGA
- a CDS encoding MauE/DoxX family redox-associated membrane protein: MRWVHEVLAWIFGGVFIWAGVVKVQDPAQFLVNVRSFHLLPDPFAAWTALLLPWLEIFAGLCVLTGWLRRGGLLILNVSLVVFAVALIAAWMRGLDVECGCFGGGKGTTTIVEALVRDAVLLAVGAWLMFVRRK; the protein is encoded by the coding sequence ATGCGCTGGGTACATGAAGTGCTCGCTTGGATTTTCGGCGGCGTCTTCATCTGGGCTGGCGTGGTGAAAGTGCAGGACCCTGCGCAGTTCCTGGTGAATGTCCGCAGCTTTCACCTGCTGCCGGATCCCTTTGCCGCGTGGACCGCACTGTTGCTGCCGTGGCTGGAGATCTTCGCCGGACTGTGTGTGCTCACCGGTTGGCTGCGCCGTGGAGGTCTTCTGATTTTGAATGTCTCCCTCGTGGTGTTTGCCGTTGCATTGATCGCCGCGTGGATGCGCGGGCTTGATGTTGAATGCGGCTGCTTCGGAGGAGGGAAGGGGACCACCACCATTGTAGAGGCATTGGTGCGGGATGCAGTGCTGCTCGCCGTGGGAGCGTGGCTGATGTTCGTGCGTAGAAAGTAG
- a CDS encoding DNA polymerase III subunit: MPFKANVALQFLARAKDKGRLGHAYLISGPKEADLPGFAVKTLNLVSGERWPDLEGWESHGALVLRPESKSRQIRIETIREQVEPFLYVTTSGAAHRFCVFVDAERMNQATQNAFLRTLEEPPPRTLFLLLSTQPEQFLETTLSRVIRIALLPEANTRQLSAPEQKLVRLLTDLANRPTDSLAGALALRKEFDDILTEIEDRLTKELESQFDEEKKFYKQTTDVDNAWLKDREEESKAAIEARYRQERDGLMELLLAWLGDVLRHQVGVSRLDLPEHAAATGVLAQRWEPATVSRRIKELRRLHSNLHTNVQENLALDAAFVAAFA; this comes from the coding sequence ATGCCCTTCAAAGCCAACGTCGCTCTCCAATTCCTCGCCCGCGCCAAGGACAAGGGGCGACTGGGTCACGCCTACCTGATTTCCGGTCCCAAGGAGGCGGATTTACCCGGATTTGCGGTGAAAACCCTCAACCTCGTCTCGGGAGAACGCTGGCCTGATCTCGAAGGCTGGGAGTCGCATGGAGCTCTGGTTCTCCGGCCGGAGAGCAAGTCGCGTCAGATCCGCATCGAGACCATCCGTGAGCAGGTGGAGCCCTTCCTGTACGTCACCACCTCCGGCGCGGCGCATCGGTTCTGTGTCTTCGTGGATGCGGAGCGGATGAATCAGGCCACGCAAAATGCATTCCTCCGCACACTGGAGGAGCCGCCGCCGCGTACGCTCTTCCTCCTGCTCTCCACCCAGCCGGAGCAGTTCCTGGAGACCACCCTCTCGCGTGTCATTCGGATCGCTCTGCTGCCGGAAGCAAACACGCGGCAACTCTCCGCTCCGGAACAGAAGCTGGTGCGCCTGCTCACCGATCTCGCGAATCGCCCCACCGACTCTCTCGCCGGTGCCCTCGCGCTGCGGAAGGAGTTCGACGACATCCTCACGGAAATCGAAGACCGCCTCACCAAGGAGTTGGAGTCGCAGTTTGATGAAGAGAAGAAATTCTACAAGCAGACCACGGACGTGGACAATGCCTGGCTGAAGGATCGCGAGGAAGAATCGAAGGCTGCCATAGAGGCTCGCTACCGGCAGGAGCGTGATGGCCTTATGGAACTGCTGCTCGCCTGGCTCGGTGATGTGCTGCGCCATCAAGTGGGAGTGAGTCGCCTCGATCTGCCGGAGCATGCCGCCGCTACGGGTGTGCTCGCTCAGCGGTGGGAGCCCGCGACCGTCTCCCGTCGTATCAAGGAACTGCGTCGACTGCACTCAAATTTGCATACAAACGTGCAGGAGAACCTGGCGCTGGATGCGGCGTTTGTGGCGGCGTTTGCGTGA
- the hisI gene encoding phosphoribosyl-AMP cyclohydrolase: MQVTAEQFQFATRESKSNIEQGLALAPKFDADGLIPAIALDHETNEPLMVAYMNAETLKMTLALGQAVYYSRSRKEIWHKGATSGEFQVVKEIRVDCDQDAIVLKVEQLGGGCCHTKAPTCFYRKVDMENLQEGFVPLVRD; encoded by the coding sequence ATGCAAGTCACCGCCGAGCAATTCCAGTTCGCGACCCGCGAGTCCAAGTCCAACATTGAGCAGGGTCTGGCATTGGCCCCGAAATTTGACGCAGACGGTCTCATCCCCGCCATCGCTTTGGACCACGAGACGAATGAGCCCCTCATGGTGGCCTACATGAATGCGGAGACGCTGAAGATGACGCTGGCCCTCGGTCAGGCGGTCTACTACAGCCGCAGCCGCAAGGAGATCTGGCACAAGGGAGCCACTTCCGGTGAATTCCAGGTGGTGAAGGAAATTCGCGTGGACTGCGATCAGGACGCCATCGTGCTCAAGGTGGAGCAACTGGGCGGCGGCTGCTGCCACACGAAGGCTCCGACCTGCTTCTACCGGAAGGTGGACATGGAGAACCTGCAGGAGGGGTTTGTGCCCCTCGTGCGGGATTAA
- a CDS encoding L,D-transpeptidase family protein, protein MKAHPSPMIRMARGLALLCFTITAATLLPSCASNTGSQGKPPVAGTTLQPTLYEWHGATDASGPTKVRIALNEQKAYIYKGDQQAGWTYLASGRGGFQTPQGTYRISEKKEQKNSSKYGIIVDSEGNVVDGEATLGVDRIPPGCRFVGASMPYWMRLTGNGIGMHAGNIPNPGYPASHGCIRLPRGMAATLYDVVDVGTVVTISGTAPRS, encoded by the coding sequence ATGAAAGCCCATCCGTCCCCCATGATTCGAATGGCGCGTGGTCTGGCACTTTTGTGCTTCACGATCACCGCCGCCACCCTTCTGCCCTCCTGTGCCAGCAACACGGGCAGTCAAGGAAAGCCTCCCGTGGCAGGCACCACCCTGCAGCCCACCTTGTATGAATGGCACGGCGCCACGGATGCAAGCGGTCCCACCAAGGTGCGCATCGCACTCAATGAACAGAAGGCCTATATCTATAAAGGAGACCAACAGGCCGGCTGGACCTACCTGGCCTCCGGTCGAGGCGGTTTCCAGACACCGCAGGGCACCTATCGCATCAGCGAGAAGAAGGAACAGAAAAACTCCTCCAAGTATGGCATCATCGTCGATAGCGAAGGCAACGTCGTCGATGGAGAGGCCACGCTTGGGGTGGACCGCATTCCTCCAGGCTGTCGCTTCGTAGGTGCTTCAATGCCGTACTGGATGCGCCTGACGGGCAATGGCATCGGCATGCACGCCGGCAATATCCCGAATCCTGGCTACCCAGCCTCGCACGGCTGCATCCGCCTGCCTCGCGGCATGGCGGCGACGCTCTACGACGTCGTGGATGTCGGCACCGTGGTCACCATCAGCGGCACGGCACCTCGCAGTTGA
- a CDS encoding fumarylacetoacetate hydrolase family protein → MKIVRFQDPLDLIRFGVLHDDGSITLLEGEIFGEFRDSKNRADVKKLLAPIAPVSIPCIGLNYRHHAAESNAPIPQHPVLFHKAVSALQHPGDPIDLPTKLASHQVDYECELAVVIGKTCKNVSKEDALSHVLGYTCANDVSARDWQKDWGGSQWCRGKTFDTFCPLGPSIVTKDEIPNPNALQIKTIVNGEVLQDWNTSDMIFDVPTLIAFLSGSTTLLPGTVILTGTPHGVGMARKPPRWLQAGDSVTISIEGIGELTNPVRLEE, encoded by the coding sequence GTGAAAATCGTTCGCTTCCAAGACCCGCTCGACCTCATCCGCTTTGGTGTGCTCCACGATGATGGCAGCATCACACTACTCGAAGGAGAAATCTTTGGTGAGTTCCGCGATTCCAAAAATCGTGCGGATGTGAAAAAGCTTCTGGCTCCGATCGCACCGGTGAGCATTCCCTGCATTGGGCTGAACTATCGCCATCACGCCGCGGAGAGCAATGCGCCCATTCCGCAGCATCCCGTGCTCTTCCACAAGGCGGTGAGCGCGCTGCAACATCCGGGTGATCCCATCGACCTGCCCACGAAACTGGCGAGCCACCAGGTGGACTATGAATGCGAACTCGCCGTTGTCATTGGCAAGACCTGCAAGAACGTGAGCAAGGAAGATGCTCTGAGCCACGTGCTCGGCTACACCTGCGCGAACGACGTGAGCGCACGCGACTGGCAGAAGGATTGGGGTGGCAGTCAGTGGTGCCGTGGGAAAACTTTTGACACCTTCTGCCCGCTCGGTCCGAGCATCGTGACGAAGGATGAAATCCCGAATCCGAACGCGCTGCAGATCAAGACCATTGTGAATGGCGAAGTGCTCCAGGACTGGAACACGAGCGACATGATCTTCGACGTGCCCACTCTGATCGCGTTCCTCAGCGGCAGCACCACGCTTCTGCCTGGCACGGTGATCCTCACCGGCACTCCCCACGGGGTGGGCATGGCCCGCAAGCCGCCGCGCTGGCTGCAGGCGGGAGACAGCGTGACGATCTCCATCGAGGGCATCGGCGAGCTGACGAATCCCGTGCGACTGGAAGAGTAG
- a CDS encoding GFA family protein translates to MSTSSCTGGCLCGAIRYEGTGTPYNITHCHCLDCRRANAAPMVTWASFGIDDFRFIQGSPKKVHWAGRIRSFCPECGTQLAFLSSALATEVDVTVCSMDNPEFITPADQTWVEDRLPWLHTVDGLPTYPRERSSHTKP, encoded by the coding sequence ATGAGTACCTCCTCCTGCACCGGCGGCTGCCTCTGTGGCGCCATTCGCTATGAAGGCACCGGCACGCCGTACAACATCACTCACTGCCATTGCCTGGATTGTCGTCGGGCCAATGCCGCACCGATGGTCACCTGGGCTTCCTTCGGCATTGATGACTTCCGTTTCATTCAGGGATCACCCAAGAAAGTCCACTGGGCGGGGCGTATCCGCAGCTTCTGCCCCGAGTGCGGCACGCAGCTTGCGTTCCTCTCCTCCGCGCTAGCCACGGAAGTGGATGTGACGGTGTGCAGCATGGACAATCCGGAGTTTATTACGCCCGCGGATCAGACGTGGGTGGAGGATCGATTGCCATGGCTGCATACGGTGGATGGCCTGCCTACCTATCCTCGGGAGCGATCCAGCCACACCAAGCCGTGA
- a CDS encoding zinc-binding alcohol dehydrogenase family protein, protein MKAIALTQALPLDDPKCFSEIELPTPTPGPRDLLVRVRAVGLNPIDTKVRKRRAPDATKPTILGWDAAGVVEAVGKEVTRFKAGEEVWYAGDVTRDGCNAQYQCVDERIVAHKPKHLDFAQAAAMPLTTITAWEGLFDRMGFSIEHPKLNEGKGVLIIGGAGGVGSIAIQLAARVAGLTVVATASRENSAAWCREMGAQHVINHQKPLLAQLKEIGVGEVDGIYNCADVDTYWAGMAEAIRPQGKICAIVDNREPLNLALLKPKCASFHWEFMFARPMYKTPDMEEQHRLLTRVAVLMDQGILTTTHRETLGPLTVENLRKAHQQQESGTMMGKMALVVE, encoded by the coding sequence ATGAAAGCCATCGCCCTCACCCAAGCCCTGCCTCTTGACGATCCCAAATGCTTCAGCGAGATCGAGCTCCCGACGCCAACTCCCGGGCCGCGCGACCTGCTGGTGCGCGTGCGTGCAGTGGGACTGAATCCTATCGACACCAAAGTGCGCAAGCGTCGCGCCCCGGATGCGACGAAGCCCACCATCCTCGGCTGGGATGCCGCGGGCGTGGTGGAGGCGGTAGGCAAGGAAGTCACCCGGTTCAAGGCAGGTGAGGAAGTCTGGTATGCGGGCGATGTGACCCGCGATGGCTGCAACGCACAATACCAATGCGTAGACGAGCGCATCGTGGCGCACAAACCCAAGCATCTGGATTTTGCCCAAGCGGCAGCCATGCCACTGACCACCATCACCGCGTGGGAGGGACTTTTTGATCGCATGGGCTTTTCTATTGAGCATCCCAAACTGAATGAAGGCAAGGGCGTGCTCATCATCGGTGGCGCCGGCGGTGTGGGTTCCATTGCCATTCAGCTCGCCGCGCGTGTGGCGGGACTCACCGTGGTGGCCACTGCTTCGCGTGAGAACTCGGCAGCGTGGTGTCGCGAGATGGGCGCCCAGCATGTGATCAATCACCAGAAGCCCCTGCTCGCCCAGCTCAAGGAGATTGGCGTAGGAGAAGTGGATGGCATCTACAACTGCGCCGATGTGGATACCTACTGGGCTGGCATGGCGGAGGCCATCCGCCCGCAGGGAAAAATCTGTGCCATCGTGGACAATCGTGAGCCGCTCAACCTCGCCCTGCTGAAGCCGAAGTGCGCCTCCTTCCACTGGGAATTCATGTTTGCCCGCCCGATGTACAAGACGCCAGACATGGAAGAGCAACATCGCCTGCTCACGCGTGTCGCCGTGCTCATGGACCAGGGCATTCTCACTACAACGCACCGTGAGACGCTTGGCCCGCTGACAGTCGAGAATCTTCGGAAGGCGCACCAGCAACAGGAAAGCGGCACCATGATGGGGAAGATGGCGCTGGTGGTGGAGTAG